The DNA window CtgactaaataaacaaaataaaatcacaaaatgtCGATGAAGGAAATATACTTTCAGACAGGACTTTGGACAACATCTCTCACAGCTTCTTGCTCTGGACAGTCCAACACTTGGGATAAGAAATATACAGCaaaataacagataaaaaaaaatataaaaagccaTTGCTGTCATTCAGTACCTTGCAGttaggactgtggattttggcTTGTACCACTGAACTCTACAGTGGGGTGTGCAGGATCTCAGGGATGGGGAAGGGAGTCATGGATTACAGCTGCTTTCATGGGAACAGGTGGTAGGATTGTCCTGGCTGATATCACCCTGCTCTCCCTTTTCTCTGAATGACATTAGAATGAGATATCCAAACTGTGTCCAGTCAAGAGACCTGAAAACCAAAATGAAATCAACTTGAATTATTCtcagaaaatacaacaaatcaCAAGCTTAGTTTTTGCAGATCTGAAATTGTTTACAATGAAACAGATACTTTGAAACTAACCTTAGTCCGTGGGTCATAATTCTGCTCTTTATGAGTTCCTGCATCCACCACATGGACGATGTCATATATGGTGATGGAGGTCTCAGCAATGTTAGTGGTGAGAACAATCTTCCTCTGGGTCACTTGGGGGCGCTGGAACACTGCCTGCTGGTCTGCTACTGATAAACTAGAGTGCACtaaaagaaaaggggaaaataCATTAGAAATCCTTTCTCTATACTTGGAGGACAAAAGACCAGTCTTTGTAAATCTGTCTGTACTCTCTTACATGGCAAGATCATCTGTGAGCCTGAGGAGAAGTGGTGCCTCTCCTCCAGTTTCTCTTGAACAGCCCTGATGTCCTGCCAACCAGGGAGGAAACACAACACTGCACCTGAAGCATGAGGGGAGAGCATTTTTGACAAATATGATTCAGAGCCATCATCTTAAAGGCCGCTATAAAAGCAAAAAAGGTTGGTTAGTTACCTGGCTCACCACGTCTGTCAATGTGCTCGATAACATCAGCTACTAAATCTACATCTGGTGTAacatcctctcttcctcccttgaACAAGATAAAATACAAATTCATGAGACACACGACAAGAGAAAAGAAACTTGCACACCAAACATACTAAAGTGGGAATACATTACAGTCTCACCTGCTTGTCTGTCTCCACTCTCTTTTGGACTTGGGCGTCCCATCTCTCTCAGCACTTCCTCCAGGTATCTGTCCCTCACTGGGTGTATGAATTGAGGCACTTTAACAATTTGGTAGACCCCAAAGTACTGGGACAGCCTCTGCTTGTCCCCAGTAGCGCTCATAAGCACCACTCGTAGGTCAGGGTTCTCCTTTAAGCTCAAACGCAGTAGAGCCAGCAGCAGGTCTGTGTTAATAATGTCCCTCTCGTGAACCTCATCCACCACCACATGGCTGATTCCCTTCAGGGACGGGTTCAACTGCAGCTTCCTCAGCAGGACGCCAAATGTGAGGAAGAGTAAggctcctctgctctgctggtCAGCTCTCAAGTCTCACCAAATAATTAAGGGCTCGCTCTCTCCCATTGCCTCCATGTCTGAAATAAAACCATTAGGTATGTAGATTATATGCTGGAACTTTCATGCTTTAGTCATAAAATGAGTCATGAATCAGTTATCTGCCCCATAGCAGGCTGTCACTAAACTACACTGTTAATAAGTCACTTATGGCCGTAGATCTTCCATGTACATCTTTAACCAAAACTCCTACCTACAAGCAAATCATTTATGTGGCAGCAAGTTGAGAGAGACAGTTCAGTGAGACACAGCCGCTGGTCTGGAAGAAGTGAAGAGGAATTACAGAGATGTCTGTCCTGAAGGAGATGAGACCAAATGTGAGGAACATGAAGCAGTTAGAGTGTATAAGCCTGGCCAGACGAGCAAGCCAGATCAAGGAAGAGCTCAAacaggtaaagaaaaaaaagttattgacATATTTGCAATAATGATTCAGTTTTCTGACCTGTTTATGCTTTAAATTCACTGGTCCAAACAGGGAGTGAGAAAGCCATACAAAGAGGTGATAGATGTCTTCTGGGGAGACCCACACACGGCAGGTGTGAAGCCTCTATCATTTGTCCGACAGGTAATCTGTGACCCTCAAACACTACTCATCTGCAAACTGTATTAAAACTGCATGTGCAAGTTAATGCATCTTCTTTTGGCTAAACTCTCTGTCGTATTCTATGACTTCATATTTTGCAGGTTTTTGCAGCATGTCTTTACCCTCAGCTGGTGGACAGTGACAAACTGCCAGTGGACGCCAGACAGAGGGCTCAGATGCTGCTTAAGGGATGTGCTGGAGGGAGTGTAGGTAAGGGCTGTGTATGTGATATTACAATGGAAATGTTAAAGAGTCAAATCGctcaaattacaaaataattcCTACTTTTCTACTGACTTATACTGATACCTCACCAAGCAGAtagtttttgtttgatttgtctATGTTTTGAGATATGTGTCTCCAAGATTTCTGCCGCCATCCCAGAATAAAGGAGAATTGAATTTTGTATGATGTCCTCACTGCATACACAAAACTCAGAGTGTACTGCCATGCTAATTGTTTTAAGTGTGATATTTCAATCTCTTGAGCACCAcaaattaaattccatttcCAATTCCTCAGGTTCTTATACTGCTTCAGCGGGTATGCCAGAAATAGTCCAGAGAGTCTCTGAATTCATAACGAGACGAGATGGTGGAGCTCCATCTTACCctgaaaacatatacataagCTCCGGCTCACAGTGGGCACTCACGGTAACAATTACTATTACTGACTTACTGTAATAGTATATGATGTGTCTCTTCCTCCTGTAGATTATTATCATCCTCTAGTtaacacaatcttttcctgtGCTTATTAGAACATTCTCAACGTCTTGGTGAACAGGAAAGCTTCACCCAGAACAGGTGTGCTGACTCCATCGCCATCCTACTCCGTTTCCACTTTGTCCATAATGGAACTGGGAGCAGCTATCGTTCCCTACGACCTCAATGAGGAGCAGGGCTGGGAGCTGCAGGTGGAGGAGCTGCATCGAGCACTGGAATCTGCAAAGGGAGTCTGCAACCCTGTAGCCCTGTATGTCATCAACCCTGGAAATCCCACAGGTAGTAAAAGCTCACCAGAATGGACATCATCtaagtatatatttgtgtttcaaACTATATGTATCACATGGTTGTTTTCATACCATGTTATTTGTAGGTCATGTTCAAAGCCCGAAATCAATGCAAGAGGTGATCCGGTTCGTTTCAGAGAAGAGGCTCTTCCTTCTGGCTGATGAGGTGGATGTTTTCAAGCATTGTCATTTAACCAGAGAAAATcaaaaatatgaacaaatatgtgtaaataaacatttgGATTTTCTGTTTGTCTCCTCCACAGGTCTATCAGGACTGTGTTTATGGGGAAAAGAGTGAATTTGTCTCTTACAAGAGGGTTCTGTCTGAGATGGGTCCTCCTTTTTCAGACACAGTGGAGCTGGCGTCCTTCCACTCAGCATCCAGAGGCATCCTGGGAGAGTACGTTCTCAGTTggcaaaacaatctcaccacaagATCGACGAGACAAGAAGTCCTAAAAGTGCtttgaaaaatggaaatttgaacaTCTGCAATTCCATCACAGCTGGGCAATCTCCGGCTGCTGTGGAAGATCGTATGATTTGACCGAAAGCTCCAAAACAGCTACTAACTGgactcttctctctccctccaggtGTGGTCTGCGTGGTGGGTATGTGGAGCTGGTAAATCTGGACCCTGCTGTTATGAAATACATCTACAAACTGTTCTCAAAGGACTCCTGTGCACCTGTGTTGGGTCAGTTTGCCCTGGATCTGATGATGAACCCTCCACAACCAGGAGATCCCTCATACCCACTTTATTGTGTGGTGAGACCAAAGATATGCAGTTCAGATTACTATTTTGCAGGATGTCTAATAGAATGCTTTTCTTAAGCAATTTAAAAGTGGTATTTACtctgatattgtttttgttcttgcCTTTAACTTCTGCAGGAGACACAACACATCAGAACCACGCTGGTTAAGAATGTAAAGAGAGTCTTTGAGGTAGTAAACAGTCTGCCGGGTTTCTGCAGCCAGCCAGTGGAAGGAGGAGCGTTTGCGTTCCCCAGACTGCATCTTCCACCTAAAGCCATTCAGAAAGCCAAGGTTACAATACTATCTCATAGAACCAAGTATTCACTGCAAAATCAGAGCAATAtcatcattaaaacaaatttgtcacATATCTACTGTATCAGTCATAAAATATTTAACATTCACGGTTaggtttttgtttattttaggaAATGGGAATGCATCCAGATGTTTTCTACTGTATCAGACTACTGGAGGAGGCCGGTGTGTTTGTCGGTCCTGGTAGTCAGTACGGACAAAAGGAGGGCACGCACCACATCAGGTACAATACATAATTTAAACCAAGCATTATTATTCTGAATACAGGCTTTATTATGCAAAAAGCATGTTTTCTAGTTAAAACAAACACGGTTTAATAACGATAAGTTGAAAATTTTACCTTTAACCCTCCTTTCTTTCTGCAGATTTTGCATTATGACCCCCGAGGACACAATGGAAGAATTACTGAGGCGCCCTGACCAGCTTTCAAACCCAGTTCATGCAGGATTTTTCTTAAACAAGGGCACTAAGAAAATAAGAGCTTCTTTTCACACTTCCATCTATCTGCAGTTCAACAATTCattcaaacaataaaaaaggatCTGACCATTTTCCTCATGGTGGCAAGTGAATATTTATTGCAATAAAtatgcccaatgtcagctgggatcggctccagccccccgcaaccctgaataggataaacagttacagataatggatggatggaaatatGACATCATTTATTGCATGCAGTCTGTTTTAATAACCTTTGGCCAATGACCCTTCTGAGTAAAATTCAACTTCTGCTTTTCAGAAAGCACAAATCACCATAAATAATAAACcacagtccaaaatccaaaccAATGGATTACCTCACTCTACATGAGAGTTCATCATTTACCTCAACAATAACAGTAGCAGACAACAGTCCACTACGGATTTTTGCTCTTCAAGAGTCCTGATTAGTTAAGCAGAGTATAACTCATTTACTCaaactttctttaagaaaacaaCATTCAAACCATCATCCTCTTTGGTTCCTCTGTACCAGCCAGCAGATCCAACGCACACGTGTAGAAAGTTCTCAATGTCATCAATCCACCTCACTGTCACTGTTATCACTGTTGTGGTTCTGAGCAAAAGGGTTTGAGTCTGTATTGTTGAGCAGCTCTACGAGTAAAGAGATGAGCTTTCCGTCTTGAGAAGAGTTGTTGATTGCGTTGCTGGGATTGTTGAGGTTGCGGTACAGCATGGTCTGAATGGAAGTGCGGAGCTCCCACAGCAGCTCCCAGGTCTCAACTGATAACTCACAGCGCACCAGAGAGCATCCAGGAAAGGATACGTCCACTCTGTCTCCGTTCACTGGGACATGAGAGAAAGGACAGAGAAAGATTTGCTGCAAGTCTGAGAATCTAAGAGGGTGATAATGTTTAAGTGTTTCGGAGGAATACCTCGATATAATATTCTGTAGTTACTGTTTTgagcaaaatgttttttaatgtacaTTTCTGAAATAAATTTAATTATGGAAGCTGAGAATGGTTGTGCttgcaattaatttttttatgtctttatagAGATAATTAACTCCTTATCCCGAGAAAACAAGCTTCGTTATGTTGAGATAACGACATTATTAACTCGTTATCacgggaaaaaaacaaatgggcGTTTCCTCTTATTACTTAAAATGTTTGGGTCAAATCAGCTGACGGTTAATGCATTTAAACGGCTCAGATAGAGGGTAGGGCAttcacaaaatacatatatggaaataaggtCAAATGTATTCTAGTCACAAGAAGTATAAAACTTGTTACCTGTTCATCACTACGAGCAAATCCTTTCACATTGTCATCCAATACATTCTTTTTAGaaaaatatagattatagaCGCTTCAAGGCGAAATAACAAAACCTCCCAAACAGTAAACGGCTAACATGAGCACAATATCAGGTTGATTAATGCAGTGAAATTGAATCTCAATTCAGTCTGATTAAGAGGGTTCTTTTGCCCTCTAATCCTTCTCCCAAGCACCAGTGCCTTTGTCATTAAACTCCTTTTTATGGAGAGCAGGACATACCTGTCTCTGTGATATCACAGtctgtgagcagcagcagggcgAGTGGATGGACTGTAGAAGAGTCTCTGATGAAAACGTTCCCGTTGGACTGGATAGCGCTGAAGAATGTCAACCAGCGACTAGGGAGCTGTTCTTTTCCCCTACAACACAAAGAAAGACAATGAGTTTACATACGCACTATGAAAGTAAAATCCTGCTGTAGGTGAATTTTGGAGCACATTCAAACCTGTTCACTGAGGCGCGGTGAAGCAGTACTGGCCCTCTGTGTGTGCGGAATGACATGCTGTTGGGGCGAAAGCGCCCTTTGGTCACAGCGCCTTTCTTCACCTGAGAATAAAATaagtgtgagtttttttttttacccatgtGATGCTGGAACATCTAATGTTGGCTTTGACCCAGACAGGTGCAAGTAGGCTTTTAGATAGACAACCATACTTTCcaactttaatataataaaatgatgCAACTtagaaacaacacaaaaacagataaTTAAAGACATACCTCCACTACTACAGTAAGAGTCCGTATTTAGATCTTTAATGGTGCACAGCAGGAAAATAGACTGTGTAAAGTAGTATAATAGACTTGTTTGCCATGTACCTGAATGAGGTTGGGATAGAGTCCAGCCAGCAGTACAGCTTTAAGCAGCTCATCCTGGTTGC is part of the Sebastes umbrosus isolate fSebUmb1 chromosome 12, fSebUmb1.pri, whole genome shotgun sequence genome and encodes:
- the LOC119499113 gene encoding alanine aminotransferase 1-like; protein product: MSVLKEMRPNVRNMKQLECISLARRASQIKEELKQGVRKPYKEVIDVFWGDPHTAGVKPLSFVRQVFAACLYPQLVDSDKLPVDARQRAQMLLKGCAGGSVGKGCVCSYTASAGMPEIVQRVSEFITRRDGGAPSYPENIYISSGSQWALTNILNVLVNRKASPRTGVLTPSPSYSVSTLSIMELGAAIVPYDLNEEQGWELQVEELHRALESAKGVCNPVALYVINPGNPTGHVQSPKSMQEVIRFVSEKRLFLLADEVYQDCVYGEKSEFVSYKRVLSEMGPPFSDTVELASFHSASRGILGECGLRGGYVELVNLDPAVMKYIYKLFSKDSCAPVLGQFALDLMMNPPQPGDPSYPLYCVETQHIRTTLVKNVKRVFEVVNSLPGFCSQPVEGGAFAFPRLHLPPKAIQKAKEMGMHPDVFYCIRLLEEAGVFVGPGSQYGQKEGTHHIRFCIMTPEDTMEELLRRPDQLSNPVHAGFFLNKGTKKIRASFHTSIYLQFNNSFKQ